A portion of the Magnolia sinica isolate HGM2019 chromosome 17, MsV1, whole genome shotgun sequence genome contains these proteins:
- the LOC131230996 gene encoding phospholipase A1 PLIP2, chloroplastic-like, which produces MGSLGLKSGGGAHGISLSTAFVGGPDIRTHPAQVSTLGRGSTVSASSRGISMENASSSSGRHSFASPLTSLWFRSEKGNDETALEDSVVADGGGDEGEEEGIEGGGEEEEFLLPKRRRSGNWVLKILRIGSLWAAEKARKSNTVEERKDNEATSDRSCCDCCCCCGEEGSDVCGVGYGEEEVEGFERESFSKMLRRVSLAEARAYAQMSYLGNLAYRIPKIKPGNLLKYHGLHFVTSSLEKKAQSANAEMGQTLSPEKKPQSIHDQKEQISNQVQELEKEVKEVDETREVDRQRKIGHRISALAAFQIAATAASYLHSRTRSILPFRSTRAETTENFQERTDDSNQKMKVMSSEVASFVVTTNSVTAVVAGKEEMKQAVAKDLSSAKSSPCEWFICDDGNSTTRFFVIQGSESLASWQANLLFEPIQFEGLNVLVHRGIYEAAKGIYEQMLPEVRAHLRSHGDCATLRFTGHSLGGSLSLLVNLMLLIRGEAPPSSLLPVVTFGSPSIMCGGEQLLHELGLPRSHVQAITMHRDIVPRAFSCSYPDHVADLLKAVNGNFRNHPCLQNQKLLYAPMGELLILQPDEKFSPHHHLLPAGSGLYRLSCPVSDSGDSARQLQVARAVFFNSPHPLEILSDPSAYGSDGAIYRDHDMNSYLQSVRCVIHQELKHIRKAKRESRRQAWWPLVGPPQGFHASIVIGLPVELGDMGQQQLSFSSFFHSRQESWKWFSRLVASQPVRILIVLIFPVRLLLQGTFAAIGFH; this is translated from the exons ATGGGCAGTCTCGGTTTAAAATCCGGCGGTGGTGCGCACGGCATATCATTGTCCACCGCCTTCGTTGGCGGTCCCGACATCCGTACGCACCCGGCGCAGGTTAGCACGCTGGGGCGCGGGAGCACTGTTTCAGCGAGCTCTCGCGGGATTTCCATGGAAAATGCATCTTCTTCGTCGGGAAGGCATTCCTTTGCTTCCCCTCTAACGTCTCTGTGGTTCCGCAGCGAGAAGGGAAATGACGAAACTGCCCTTGAAGACTCTGTTGTTGCTGATGGAGGGGGAGatgagggagaagaagaggggattgaaggaggaggagaagaagaagagtttcTGCTGCCAAAGCGGCGGCGGAGCGGGAATTGGGTGCTGAAGATTCTGCGGATTGGATCTCTTTGGGCGGCGGAGAAAGCGAGAAAATCGAATACTGTCGAGGAGAGGAAAGACAACGAGGCAACGAGTGATCGGAGCTGTTGTGATTGCTGCTGTTGTTGCGGTGAGGAGGGATCGGATGTTTGTGGAGTTGGGTATGGAGAGGAGGAGGTGGAGGGGTTTGAAAGGGAGTCATTTTCAAAAATGCTGCGGCGGGTGTCGCTGGCGGAGGCGAGGGCGTATGCGCAAATGTCATATCTTGGGAATCTtgcgtatcggataccgaaaattaAG CCAGGGAATCTCCTGAAATACCATGGATTGCATTTTGTCACATCTTCTTTGGAGAAGAAAGCTCAATCTGCGAATGCTGAGATGGGGCAGACGCTTTCACCGGAGAAAAAACCGCAGTCCATCCATGACCAGAAGGAGCAGATATCTAATCAAGTTCAAGAGCTGGAAAAGGAGGTGAAGGAAGTTGACGAAACTCGGGAAGTTGATCGGCAGAGAAAGATTGGGCACCGTATAAGTGCATTAGCTGCTTTTCAGATTGCCGCTACTGCCGCTTCGTATCTGCATTCTCGGACAAGGAGCATTCTTCCCTTCAGATCCACGAGAGCAGAGACAACAGAGAATTTTCAAGAAAGAACAGATGATTCAAACCAAAAGATGAAGGTAATGAGCTCGGAAGTGGCTTCTTTTGTGGTGACGACGAATTCAGTGACTGCAGTGGTCGCAGGGAAGGAGGAAATGAAGCAAGCTGTCGCCAAGGACTTGAGTTCAGCGAAGTCATCGCCTTGCGAGTGGTTTATATGTGACGATGGGAACAGCACGACGAGATTCTTTGTGATTCAG GGTTCAGAATCACTGGCTTCTTGGCAAGCAAATCTCCTCTTTGAGCCTATTCAGTTTGAG GGACTAAATGTGCTTGTGCACAGAGGGATCTATGAGGCTGCCAAAGGGATCTATGAACAGATGTTGCCAGAAGTCCGGGCCCACCTAAGATCCCATGGTGATTGCGCCACCCTACGTTTCACCGGCCACTCTCTCGGGGGAAGCCTGTCATTGCTCGTAAATCTCATGTTGCTGATACGAGGCGAAGCACCACCCTCTTCTTTACTCCCTGTTGTAACATTTGGatcgccatccatcatgtgtggagGTGAACAATTGCTCCACGAATTGGGCCTACCTCGGAGCCATGTTCAAGCCATAACAATGCATCGAGACATTGTGCCCCGAGCCTTCTCTTGCAGCTACCCTGATCACGTAGCTGATCTTCTCAAAGCCGTCAATGGGAATTTCCGTAATCATCCGTGCCTCCAAAATCAG AAATTGTTGTATGCTCCGATGGGAGAGCTTCTCATCTTACAGCCAGATGAGAAATTCTCTCCCCACCACCACCTCCTCCCTGCCGGCAGCGGTCTTTACCGTTTGAGCTGCCCTGTATCAGATTCTGGTGACTCGGCAAGGCAACTCCAGGTTGCACGGGCCGTGTTCTTCAACTCTCCCCACCCACTTGAGATTCTCAGCGACCCATCTGCGTATGGCTCTGATGGGGCCATTTACCGAGACCACGACATGAACTCCTACTTGCAGTCTGTACGTTGTGTGATCCATCAAGAGCTCAAGCACATCAGAAAGGCTAAGAGAGAAAGCCGCCGGCAAGCGTGGTGGCCACTTGTGGGTCCCCCGCAGGGGTTCCATGCCAGTATCGTCATCGGTCTGCCAGTCGAATTGGGCGACATGGGTCAGCAGCAGCTTAGCTTTTCCAGCTTCTTTCACAGTAGGCAGGAATCATGGAAGTGGTTCAGTAGGCTAGTTGCATCGCAGCCTGTCCGCATTCTCATTGTTCTCATCTTCCCCGTGCGGCTGTTACTCCAAGGGACGTTTGCTGCCATCGGTTTCCACTGA